The following proteins are co-located in the Flavobacterium sp. CECT 9288 genome:
- a CDS encoding bifunctional aconitate hydratase 2/2-methylisocitrate dehydratase, which translates to MSTYNDYIIEIEERKVQGLHPKPIDSAELLIEIVAQIKDTNNANRADSLKFFIYNTLPGTTSAATEKAKFLKEIILGEEVVNEITPAFAFELLSHMKGGPSIEVLLDLALGNDVAIAKDAAKVLKTQVYLYDADMDRLKAAFESNNEVAREILESYAQAEFFTKLPEVAEEIKVVTFIAGEGDISTDLLSPGNQAHSRSDRELHGKCMITPQAQDEIKALQAQHPDKSVMLIAERGTMGVGSSRMSGVNNVALWTGKQASPYVPFVNFMPIVAGTNGISPIFLTTVDVTGGIGLDLKNWVKKTDANGEVVRNESGDPVLEEVYSVATGTVLTINTKTKKLYNGDNELIDISKAFTPQKMEFIKAGGSYAIVFGKKLQTFAAKTLGIEAPLVYAPSKEVSIEGQGLTAVEKIFNRNAVGTISKKALHAGSDVRVEVNIVGSQDTTGLMTAQELESMAATVISPIVDGAYQSGCHTASVWDKKAQANIPKLMKFMNDFGLITARDPKGQYHAMTDVIHKVLNDIVIDDWAIIIGGDSHTRMSKGVAFGADSGTVALALATGEASMPIPESVKVTFKGQMATYMDFRDVVHATQAQMLQKFGGENVFQGRIIEVHLGTLTADQAFTFTDWTAEMKAKASICISEDDTLIESLEIAKGRIQIMIDKGMDNKTQVLQGLINKANKRIAEIKSGDKPALTPDANAKYYAEVEIDLDVINEPMIADPDVNNKDVSKRYTHDTIRPLSFYGGDKKVDLGFIGSCMVHKGDMKILAQMLKNVEEQTGKVEFKAPLVVAPPTYNIVDELKAEGDWEVLQRYSGFEFDDNAPKGAARTEYENMLYLERPGCNLCMGNQEKASKGDTVMATSTRLFQGRVVEDTAEKKGESLLSSTPVVVLSTILGRTPTIEEYKIAVKGINLTKFAPSNKQSVL; encoded by the coding sequence ATGAGTACTTATAACGATTACATTATTGAGATTGAAGAGCGTAAAGTTCAAGGTCTTCACCCAAAACCAATTGATTCAGCAGAATTGCTAATCGAAATCGTAGCACAAATTAAAGATACAAATAACGCAAATAGAGCAGATTCTCTTAAGTTTTTTATCTACAATACCTTACCAGGAACTACAAGTGCTGCTACTGAAAAAGCAAAATTTTTAAAAGAAATTATTCTTGGAGAAGAAGTGGTAAATGAAATTACTCCTGCTTTTGCTTTTGAATTATTATCTCACATGAAAGGTGGTCCTTCAATTGAAGTGTTATTAGATTTAGCTTTAGGAAATGATGTTGCAATTGCTAAAGATGCTGCTAAAGTTCTTAAAACTCAAGTGTATCTTTACGATGCCGATATGGATCGTTTGAAAGCTGCATTTGAAAGTAATAATGAAGTAGCTAGAGAAATTTTAGAAAGTTATGCTCAAGCAGAATTCTTTACAAAACTTCCAGAAGTAGCTGAAGAAATTAAAGTAGTAACGTTTATCGCAGGTGAAGGAGATATTTCAACAGATTTACTTTCTCCAGGTAACCAAGCACACTCACGTTCAGATCGTGAATTGCACGGTAAATGTATGATTACACCTCAAGCACAAGATGAAATCAAAGCCTTGCAAGCACAACATCCAGATAAATCTGTAATGTTAATTGCAGAAAGAGGTACAATGGGAGTTGGTTCATCTCGTATGTCAGGTGTAAATAACGTAGCGCTTTGGACAGGTAAACAAGCAAGTCCATATGTGCCATTTGTAAATTTTATGCCAATTGTTGCCGGTACAAACGGAATTTCTCCAATTTTCTTAACTACAGTTGATGTAACTGGTGGTATTGGTTTAGATTTGAAAAACTGGGTAAAAAAGACAGACGCTAATGGAGAAGTGGTTCGTAATGAAAGTGGTGATCCAGTTTTAGAAGAAGTATATTCTGTAGCTACTGGAACAGTGCTTACCATCAATACAAAAACAAAAAAATTATACAACGGAGACAACGAATTAATTGATATTTCTAAAGCTTTCACGCCTCAGAAAATGGAATTCATCAAAGCAGGTGGTTCTTATGCGATTGTTTTTGGTAAAAAACTTCAAACTTTTGCAGCAAAAACGTTAGGAATTGAAGCGCCTTTAGTGTATGCGCCTTCAAAAGAAGTTTCAATTGAAGGACAAGGTCTTACTGCTGTTGAGAAAATCTTTAACAGAAATGCTGTAGGGACTATTTCTAAAAAAGCATTACACGCTGGTTCTGATGTTCGTGTTGAAGTAAATATCGTTGGTTCTCAAGATACAACGGGATTAATGACGGCTCAAGAATTAGAGTCTATGGCAGCAACAGTGATTTCGCCAATAGTTGATGGTGCTTACCAATCAGGTTGTCATACTGCTTCAGTTTGGGATAAAAAGGCGCAAGCTAACATTCCAAAATTGATGAAATTCATGAACGATTTTGGTTTGATTACTGCACGTGACCCAAAAGGTCAATACCATGCTATGACTGACGTAATTCATAAAGTTCTTAACGATATAGTAATTGACGATTGGGCTATCATTATTGGTGGTGATTCACATACACGAATGTCAAAAGGAGTAGCATTTGGTGCCGATTCAGGTACAGTTGCTTTAGCTCTTGCAACAGGAGAAGCTTCTATGCCAATTCCTGAATCTGTAAAAGTAACTTTCAAAGGCCAAATGGCAACTTACATGGATTTCCGTGATGTGGTTCATGCTACTCAAGCGCAAATGTTACAAAAATTTGGAGGAGAAAATGTTTTCCAAGGAAGAATTATTGAAGTGCATTTAGGAACGCTTACAGCCGATCAAGCCTTTACATTTACAGATTGGACTGCTGAAATGAAAGCCAAAGCTTCGATTTGTATTTCAGAAGATGATACATTAATTGAATCTTTGGAAATTGCAAAAGGAAGAATCCAGATCATGATTGATAAAGGAATGGATAACAAAACGCAAGTTCTTCAAGGCTTAATCAACAAAGCAAACAAGAGAATTGCTGAGATTAAATCAGGTGATAAACCAGCTTTAACTCCAGATGCGAATGCAAAATATTATGCTGAGGTTGAAATTGATTTGGACGTGATTAATGAGCCAATGATTGCTGATCCAGATGTAAATAACAAAGATGTTTCTAAAAGATATACTCACGATACCATTCGTCCACTTTCATTCTATGGTGGGGATAAAAAAGTAGATTTAGGATTCATCGGTTCTTGTATGGTGCATAAAGGTGATATGAAAATCTTAGCGCAAATGCTTAAAAACGTAGAGGAACAAACTGGTAAAGTAGAATTTAAAGCGCCATTAGTAGTAGCGCCACCTACGTACAACATTGTTGATGAATTAAAAGCAGAAGGAGATTGGGAAGTTTTACAAAGATATTCTGGTTTCGAGTTTGATGATAACGCTCCAAAAGGTGCTGCACGTACAGAATATGAAAACATGTTGTATTTAGAGCGTCCAGGTTGTAACTTATGTATGGGGAACCAAGAAAAAGCTTCAAAAGGAGATACGGTTATGGCAACATCTACTCGTTTGTTCCAAGGTCGTGTAGTAGAAGATACAGCTGAGAAAAAAGGAGAATCATTACTTTCTTCTACTCCAGTTGTTGT